One stretch of Girardinichthys multiradiatus isolate DD_20200921_A chromosome 2, DD_fGirMul_XY1, whole genome shotgun sequence DNA includes these proteins:
- the szl gene encoding sizzled, with the protein MKRAPRTHNHCEKLSHSSCVLLGLCQLSIMAAFLTVLLAVVASPLLAFDMGQSTRCVTIPNQMKVCKDVGYSEMRLPNFLGHSNLEGEVVPRSEDWRPLLQTGCHPQAQSFLCSIIAPVCLDTFIQPCHSLCVAVRDSCAPVLACQGHLWPEALNCDRFSAEEDMCLTPLAKFSHLIKDLPKPACQNCPSVEVAPAMKTVLSAFCYHDFAVTAKLHRLRHPTGEPDFQVEGCVEFIRQGPLLPYDTKHLLQEWLLINLRCAIALVRPGRSQLYVLTGSVQPDGDIILVHVFPWHKKDAGIALATRKWKHHRC; encoded by the exons ATGAAAAGGGCACCAAGGACTCACAACCACTGTGAAAAGCTCAGCCATTCCTCCTGTGTGCTTCTGGGACTTTGTCAACTTTCCATTATGGCTGCTTTCTTGACTGTGCTTCTTGCAGTTGTAGCATCTCCTTTACTGGCTTTCGACATGGGCCAGTCCACCCGCTGCGTTACTATCCCCAACCAGATGAAAGTCTGCAAAGATGTTGGATATTCAGAGATGAGGCTGCCAAACTTTTTAGGCCACAGCAACCTTGAAGGTGAGGTGGTGCCACGCTCTGAGGACTGGCGGCCTCTGTTGCAGACCGGCTGCCACCCTCAAGCCCAATCCTTCCTCTGTTCCATCATTGCCCCTGTCTGTCTTGACAC CTTCATCCAGCCTTGCCATAGTCTGTGTGTGGCTGTGAGGGACAGCTGTGCCCCAGTGCTTGCCTGCCAGGGACATCTGTGGCCTGAGGCTCTCAACTGTGATCGCTTCTCTGCTGAGGAAGACATGTGTCTAACCCCCCTTGCAAAATTTAGCCACCTTATTAAAG ACTTACCAAAACCTGCTTGCCAGAACTGTCCCTCTGTGGAAGTGGCTCCTGCAATGAAAACAGTTCTGAGTGCTTTTtgttaccatgactttg CtgtcacagctaaacttcaCCGTCTTCGCCACCCCACAGGAGAGCCAGATTTCCAGGTCGAGGGCTGTGTGGAGTTTATCCGTCAGGGCCCTCTGTTGCCTTATGACACTAAGCATCTCCTCCAGGAGTGGCTCCTCATCAACCTCAGATGTGCCATCGCCCTGGTGCGTCCAGGCCGCTCGCAGCTCTACGTGCTGACCGGCTCTGTGCAGCCTGACGGCGACATCATTCTGGTCCATGTATTCCCCTGGCACAAAAAAGATGCAGGAATTGCACTGGCCACTCGCAAATGGAAACATCATAGATGTTGA
- the dbx2 gene encoding homeobox protein DBX2, with protein sequence MKLAWVIQERIKRGSSVTKLQLLKRKLQCQTFVRRMVMVQSCTRRNMAETLPGFGSSGKSFLIDNLLKAQSPPVHPEGTACGHLRQVACECPRRTWGQEQGTHQSLTQSPPQGKTMGRPFLPCSGVLSSAFLQSPQYLLACCGGSSPPPIFSRANVQMWSPNASPKSRRGILRRAVFSEEQRKELERTFRRQKYISKMDRNKLAADLSLKESQVKIWFQNRRMKWRNHKEKEVHNIRSPMDELMAKGHPQEENQTSHSHTNLKAESSVPQKSTRDTCMS encoded by the exons ATGAAGTTGGCCTGGGTCATCCAGGAAAGGATTAAAAGAGGATCGAGTGTCACCAAGTTGCAACTGCTGAAGAGGAAACTGCAGTGCCAGACGTTTGTGAGAAGGATGGTTATGGTTCAGAGCTGCACCAGAAGGAATATGGCTGAAACTTTACCAGGCTTTGGAAGCTCCGGAAAGAGCTTTCTTATCGACAATCTTCTGAAAGCACAAAGTCCTCCTGTCCATCCAGAAGGAACGGCATGTGGACACCTGAGACAAGTTGCATGTGAATGCCCAAGGAGAACCTGGGGCCAGGAGCAGGGAACCCATCAAAGCCTGACCCAAAGTCCTCCACAGGGGAAAACCATGGGGAGACCATTTTTGCCTTGCTCAG GTGTTCTGAGCAGCGCTTTCTTGCAGAGCCCGCAGTATCTGCTGGCATGCTGCGGTGGGTCCAGCCCCCCTCCCATCTTTTCCA gaGCAAATGTTCAAATGTGGTCACCGAATGCAAGCCCTAAATCCCGCAGAGGGATCCTTAGGAGGGCTGTTTTCTCTGAAGAACAAAGGAAAGAGCTGGAGAGAACTTTTCGGAGACAAAAGTACATCAGCAAAATGGACAGGAACAAACTGGCAGCTGATCTTAGCTTGAAAGAATCGCAG GTGAAGATCTGGTTCCAGAACCGTCGTATGAAATGGAGAAACCACAAGGAGAAGGAAGTTCATAACATTCGCTCCCCGATGGACGAGCTCATGGCCAAAGGTCATCCTCAAGAGGAGAACCAAACGTCACACAGTCACACTAACCTGAAAGCAGAGAGTTCAGTGCCACAGAAGAGCACAAGGGACACATGCATGAGCTGA